A genomic window from Candidatus Kouleothrix ribensis includes:
- a CDS encoding nucleotidyltransferase domain-containing protein, with protein MNEASQWRIQLAGEIAAVYRALAPVRMAALGGSAARGLADEYSDLDIAVYWEAIDATLLDPPPLAAADAERFTFHRLFGGLVAVEQYFVGDAKVDVAHFAIGWLEAAVADVIERCDLDNDKHEVLDGFLSAIVLFGQAEYAAWRARIAAYPDALAHAMVRQHLRFYPRWVLEQQALARDDLLAFYSMLCEQIGHLLGVLAGLNRIYLSMEKTKRSADLLRRMPIAPVDAHSRFDALLAADRHAAPATLAALIDETLALVEQHMPTVDTRRTRMIQRMQVRPAHAKPPFQPG; from the coding sequence ATGAACGAGGCAAGCCAGTGGCGCATTCAGCTCGCCGGCGAGATCGCTGCGGTGTACCGCGCGCTCGCGCCCGTGCGCATGGCCGCGCTAGGCGGCTCGGCTGCGCGCGGCCTGGCCGACGAATACTCCGATCTGGATATAGCGGTGTACTGGGAGGCAATCGATGCGACGCTGCTCGACCCGCCGCCGCTGGCTGCTGCCGACGCCGAGCGTTTCACCTTCCACCGGCTCTTTGGCGGCCTGGTAGCGGTCGAGCAGTACTTCGTCGGCGATGCGAAGGTCGATGTCGCGCATTTCGCGATCGGGTGGCTCGAAGCGGCCGTGGCCGATGTGATCGAGCGCTGCGACCTCGACAACGACAAGCACGAGGTGCTCGATGGCTTCTTGAGCGCGATCGTGCTGTTCGGGCAGGCCGAGTACGCGGCCTGGCGCGCGCGGATCGCGGCCTACCCCGATGCCCTGGCTCATGCTATGGTGCGCCAGCACCTGCGCTTCTACCCGCGCTGGGTGCTCGAGCAGCAGGCGCTTGCGCGCGACGACCTGCTGGCCTTCTACTCCATGCTCTGCGAGCAGATCGGGCACCTGCTCGGTGTGCTGGCCGGGCTGAACCGGATCTACCTATCGATGGAGAAGACCAAGCGCAGCGCCGACCTGCTGCGCCGTATGCCGATCGCGCCGGTGGATGCGCACTCGCGCTTCGACGCGCTGCTAGCGGCCGACCGGCACGCCGCGCCGGCTACGCTGGCCGCGCTGATCGACGAGACGCTCGCACTGGTCGAACAGCATATGCCGACGGTCGACACCCGGCGCACGCGTATGATCCAGCGTATGCAGGTGCGGCCCGCCCACGCCAAGCCGCCATTCCAGCCAGGCTGA
- a CDS encoding RNA polymerase sigma factor, translating to MPSAHTAIEQLYQAHYRALLTHLTRLVGDHMAAEDLCQETFIKALRGWGTQPQIINQAAWLYRIATNTAYDHLRRRRRIHFAPLYEGDEAPECAESMEARLDAQEPVQRALAQLPPDARRLLVLTSYLGHSTHELATALACSDAAVRLRLFRARERFRKAYLQSA from the coding sequence ATGCCAAGTGCTCACACTGCGATCGAGCAGCTCTACCAGGCACACTACCGCGCGCTACTGACGCACCTGACGCGCCTGGTGGGCGACCATATGGCCGCCGAAGATCTGTGCCAGGAGACGTTCATCAAGGCCCTGCGCGGCTGGGGCACGCAGCCGCAGATCATCAATCAGGCCGCCTGGCTCTATCGGATCGCCACCAACACGGCTTATGATCACCTGCGGCGCCGGCGCCGGATCCACTTTGCGCCGCTGTACGAAGGCGACGAGGCGCCCGAGTGCGCCGAGAGCATGGAGGCACGGCTGGATGCGCAAGAGCCGGTGCAGCGCGCGCTGGCACAGCTGCCGCCCGATGCGCGCCGGCTGCTGGTGCTGACCAGCTACCTGGGCCATAGCACGCACGAGCTGGCCACAGCGCTGGCCTGCAGTGATGCGGCCGTGCGGCTGCGGCTGTTTCGCGCCCGCGAGCGCTTCCGTAAGGCCTACCTACAGAGCGCGTGA
- a CDS encoding peptide ABC transporter substrate-binding protein: MRNLHAHRRWALGLALALLLPILAACGGQPSTGGNTTAATAAAPSGDTAPTAAPAATAEPAPTVAASEATSAPASTGDGNTLRIADFTWPDTLAPQKASFANEIAILQQTYEGLTRYDKDLKTVPAAAEKWQYNADATQVTFTLRDGLKYSDGSPLVAQDFVNAVYRVLDPHAPGDYQTLLFMIKGAEDIINTEVPTDEAKLPDLYKALGVKATDDKTISFDLTQPTPYFHTLTATWVMYPAKQDLIDKGGETWYEDVANQVGNGPWKMVTMDKSANTIEFVANENYWAGRPKVDRLQVKYIDDLAVALQAYKNNEIDIVAPDPNDVPSLKADPVLSKEYSEYAGACTNTVSFNLTKPPFDNKKVREAFAYGFDRAGYDRDALKDTEVPTLTWIPPGYPGYDQAEQRYSYDPAKAKQLLAEAGFPNGAGLPELKWSYNSNNPANQARIEYIIQMYQKSLGVTIIPDPVEGTTLTNLRKSNETYPQITTSGWCADYPDQQNWLSVYWQSSTNFAKNTAYKNAEVDKLLAQADIDTDPARRAQLYDQAQKLVVGDLGEIMRGVTKNTYLIKPYVKGLDFTPQDSDWPGQITGMTNVTITK, from the coding sequence ATGCGAAACCTGCACGCCCACCGACGCTGGGCACTAGGGCTGGCACTGGCCCTACTCCTCCCCATCCTCGCCGCCTGTGGCGGCCAGCCCTCGACTGGCGGCAACACGACCGCTGCAACGGCGGCCGCGCCATCCGGCGACACAGCGCCCACGGCCGCGCCGGCGGCTACGGCCGAGCCGGCCCCCACCGTCGCCGCCAGCGAAGCAACCAGCGCGCCGGCCAGTACGGGCGACGGCAACACCCTGCGCATCGCAGATTTCACCTGGCCCGACACGCTGGCACCGCAGAAGGCCTCGTTCGCGAACGAGATCGCCATTCTCCAGCAGACCTACGAGGGCCTGACGCGTTACGACAAAGATCTCAAGACCGTGCCAGCGGCTGCCGAGAAATGGCAGTACAATGCCGACGCCACCCAGGTGACGTTCACGCTGCGCGACGGCCTGAAGTACAGCGACGGCTCGCCGCTGGTGGCGCAAGATTTCGTCAACGCGGTGTATCGTGTGCTCGACCCGCACGCGCCGGGCGATTACCAGACCCTGCTGTTTATGATCAAGGGCGCTGAAGACATCATCAACACCGAGGTGCCGACCGACGAAGCCAAGCTGCCCGATCTGTACAAGGCGCTTGGCGTCAAGGCCACCGACGACAAGACGATCAGCTTCGACCTGACCCAGCCGACGCCGTACTTCCACACGCTGACGGCCACCTGGGTGATGTACCCGGCCAAGCAAGATCTGATCGACAAAGGCGGCGAGACCTGGTATGAAGATGTGGCCAACCAGGTTGGCAACGGCCCCTGGAAAATGGTGACCATGGACAAATCGGCCAACACGATCGAGTTCGTGGCCAACGAGAACTACTGGGCCGGCCGGCCCAAAGTCGATCGCCTGCAAGTCAAGTATATCGACGACCTGGCGGTGGCGCTGCAGGCCTACAAGAACAACGAGATCGACATTGTGGCGCCCGACCCGAACGATGTGCCGTCGCTGAAGGCCGACCCGGTGCTGAGCAAAGAGTACAGCGAGTACGCCGGCGCATGCACCAACACCGTCAGCTTCAACCTGACCAAGCCGCCATTCGACAATAAGAAGGTGCGTGAGGCGTTCGCCTACGGCTTCGACCGCGCCGGCTACGACCGTGATGCGCTGAAGGATACCGAGGTGCCGACCCTGACCTGGATTCCGCCGGGCTACCCTGGCTACGACCAGGCCGAGCAGCGCTACAGCTACGACCCCGCCAAGGCCAAGCAGCTGCTGGCCGAGGCCGGCTTCCCCAACGGCGCGGGCCTGCCCGAGCTCAAGTGGTCGTACAATAGCAACAACCCGGCCAACCAGGCGCGCATCGAATACATCATCCAGATGTATCAGAAGAGCCTGGGCGTCACGATCATACCCGACCCGGTTGAGGGCACTACGCTGACCAACCTGCGCAAATCGAACGAAACCTACCCGCAGATCACCACCTCGGGCTGGTGCGCCGACTACCCCGACCAGCAGAACTGGCTCAGCGTGTACTGGCAATCGAGCACCAACTTTGCCAAGAACACCGCCTATAAGAACGCCGAGGTCGACAAGCTGCTCGCGCAGGCCGACATCGACACCGATCCAGCCAGGCGCGCCCAGCTGTACGACCAGGCCCAGAAGCTGGTGGTCGGCGACCTGGGCGAGATCATGCGCGGTGTGACCAAGAACACCTACCTGATCAAGCCGTACGTCAAGGGGCTCGATTTCACCCCGCAGGACTCGGACTGGCCTGGCCAGATCACTGGCATGACCAACGTGACGATCACCAAGTAG